The proteins below are encoded in one region of Paramisgurnus dabryanus chromosome 2, PD_genome_1.1, whole genome shotgun sequence:
- the LOC141281626 gene encoding E3 SUMO-protein ligase ZBED1-like — protein MVAEKFKKAKEEAKAQVKKAVAVSVTADMWTSMNMDAYLAVTCHFINEGTLNTVLLGVQEFPQAHTAANLAAVKASIMEEWGITHKVTSLVTDAAANMLACARELNLKHSVCIAHVLNLMVKKALDQTPGLPDLRTKARKLVSLFRCSTTAKERLVQMQLHLGKTHLKLLQEVETRWNSTFLMFQRLHELREAVGATMASLQTDTSPLTSEEYFYIGECLGVLSPFYEATVELCEEKQVSASKIIPLLKMVDHALSEEMGKKTSVMAKQLAEMMMRQLREKMHNLQSMSILTLPTLLDPRFKTLGFLSPSKGNEAVKRLTSECAFIISHETPPPTAQAVPPQDEGSSTTGTVCCSCCILC, from the exons ATGGTGGCAGAAAAATTCAAAAAGGCCAAAGAGGAAGCTAAGGCCCAGGTCAAGAAAGCTGTGGCAGTAAGCGTGACAGCAGATATGTGGACCTCAATGAATATGGACGCTTATCTTGCTGTTACATGCCATTTCATAAATGAGGGAACACTTAATACTGTTCTTTTAGGAGTGCAGGAATTTCCACAAGCACACACTGCTGCAAATTTAGCAGCTGTAAAGGCTTCTATCATGGAAGAATGGGGAATTACACACAAAGTAACTTCTCTAGTTACAGATGCTGCAGCCAATATGTTGGCATGTGCCAGGGAGCTCAATTTAAAACATTCTGTTTGTATTGCACATGTTTTAAATTTAATGGTGAAAAAGGCACTAGACCAGACTCCTGGACTTCCTGACCTGAGAACAAAGGCCAGGAAGCTTGTAAGTTTGTTCAGATGCAGCACCACTGCTAAG GAAAGACTTGTGCAAATGCAGTTACACTTAGGGAAAACACATCTGAAACTGCTACAAGAAGTGGAAACTCGCTGGAACAGCACCTTTCTAATGTTTCAGCGACTTCATGAGCTGAGAGAGGCGGTGGGTGCAACTATGGCATCCCTTCAAACCGATACTTCTCCACTCACATCTGAGGAGTATTTTTACATTGGGGAGTGTCTGGGTGTTTTGTCTCCTTTCTATGAGGCAACTGTGGAGCTGTGTGAGGAGAAGCAGGTATCTGCATCCAAAATAATTCCTCTACTTAAAATGGTGGATCATGCATTATCTGAGGAAATGGGGAAGAAAACATCAGTGATGGCCAAACAGTTGGCAGAAATGATGATGCGACAGCTGAGAGAAAAAATGCATAATTTGCAATCAATGAGTATTCTTACTTTGCCAACTCTCCTGGACCCACGTTTTAAAACACTTGGTTTCCTCAGTCCATCTAAGGGCAATGAAGCTGTTAAGAGACTGACTTCTGAATGTGCATTTATAATTTCACACGAAACACCACCACCCACAGCACAGGCAGTGCCGCCTCAAGATGAGGGATCTTCAACAACAGGTACTGTATGTTGTTCATGCTGTATACTATGCTGA